The Deltaproteobacteria bacterium IMCC39524 genomic interval GATCTTAGGTAAAGGTTCTGCTGATCTGCGCATGGCGACTATCTACGACGTCTGCCATAATATTGCCAAGTGGGAGACACACAGCATCAACGGCCAGGAGCGCAAACTTTGTGTACATCGCAAAGGCGCAACACGGGCTTTCCCACCAGGTCACAAAGAGATTCCTGCCGTTTATCAGCCGATCGGGCAACCGGTTCTGATTCCGGGTGATATGGGCCGATATTCTTACGTCCTGACCGGTACTGCTGGTGCTTACCAAGAAACCTTTGGCTCTTCTTGTCATGGCGCAGGACGTGTTTTGTCTCGACATGCGGCCAAAAAAGCCGCTCGGGGCCGGGATATCATCGGCGACATGGCAAAGCAGGGTATCCTGGTGCGGGCAGCGGGACGTGCGACCGTAGCAGAGGAGATGCCTGAGGCCTACAAGGATGTTGCAGATGTTGTCCAGGTGATTGAACGGGCGGGAATCGGCCGCATCGTGGCAAGACTGAAACCGATGGCAGTGGTTAAGGGCTAAGAACCGGAACGCGGCCCCGGCACGAGGTCCGCGGAAATCCAAACTAAAGGATGAAGGCTATGAAGGTTTTTCTCACCGGCGGAACAGGATTTGTTGGCAGTGAAGTGTTGCGGCAGCTGGTATCGGCCGGCCATAGCGTGCGAGCCCTGGTGCGAGAGGGCTCTGAAGATAAATTGACGGCGACTGATGGAGTGGAGATCCACCCTGGCGATATTTCCGATGCTGCCAGCCTGGTCGGTGGACCGGAGGGTTGTGACGCGGTGATCCACCTGGTCGGCATTATTAGAGAGTTTCCGGGGCGTGGCGTCACCTTTAAAAAAATGCACGTCGTGGGCACCGAAAATGTGCTGAAGGCCGCTGAGGAACAAGGCGTCAGCCGTTACCTGCATATGAGCTCAAACGGCACCCGTGAAAGCAGCAATACAGGTTATCACCGTACCAAGTGGCAAGCTGAGGAGCTTGTTCGTAACAGCAATCTTGAGTGGACGATTTTTCGCCCGTCGTTGATCTTTGCCCAGGGGAGTGAGTTCGTCCATATGCTCTCTGAGGTCATCCGCAGACTCCCTGTTGTGCCGGTAATCGGCGACGGACAGTATCGCATGCAGCCGGTGGCCCTGAAAGAGGTGGCGTCCAGCTTCGTTAAGGCCTTGGAGATGCCGGAAACGATCGGCAAGACCTATCATCAGGGCGGCGGAGAAAGTTACAGTTACGATGAGATTCTTGACTTGACTTCGCAGGCCATGGGCAAGGGCCTCGCCACCAAACTTCACCAGCCGCTTTTTATGATCAAACCGTTGATCAAGATGATGCAGAGCAGTGAGCATTTTCCTATTACCAGCGACCAACTCACAATGCTTATCGAAGGAAACGTTTGTGATCCGGAGGAATGGCAGGAGACTTTTGGGTTAAAAGCGACAAGTTACGCAGATGGGATAGATGACTGTTTTAAGGTTAGTTCCTGAGACACAACGTAGGGACATTTATGCCAGAAGAACAACAGGGCCTCTGCCACCTTTGACCTTACCATTTGCCTGATGTAGGATGCTGGAATTACTACATTATCGCCCTTGGAGGGTTTCGATGGATACAAAAGCAACAATTCCGGCAACAGAAAACTCAAGAAGATCCTTGCAGGCCGAGTTACGTGTCTATTATGGACCCTCACAGGAAATGGTGCTTTACGGCTTTAGCGTGGATTTGAGTAGCGGCGGACTTTTCCTCAAAACGGAAACCAGTTTTTCCGTTAACGATAAAGTGTTACTCAGCTTCACATTGCCGGATGCAGATAAAGTGGTCAATTGCAGTGCAAAGGTCGCTTGGGTAAACGCGCAAGACGAGCCAAAGAAACCTGAGCTTCCGCCTGGTGTCGGCCTCCAGTTTTTAGATCTTTCCACAGAATACTTGCTGTCCATTCAGAGTCTCTTAAAGCATGACGGGGTAAAGTCTATCAGTGAGCCGGAAAGTTAATATCAGGAGGTCTTGGGGGTTTTAGCAAAAGAATTATCAATGCAATAAGGGTTGATCATCAGGTGATCAGCCCTTATTGCATTAAAAGTATTGATGGCACAAAGTTTGGAGTCAGGTCATCTACAATATCTCGAACTGTGGAACTATAGAATCAACTTTCAGTTGCTACTCGCAAGCCGAGCGCAATCATCACTGTGCCTGTGACCCCATCAAAAACCTGGCTGACTCTCGGCCGCTGCAACCAGATTTTGAGTTGTTTGACCATCAGGGCGAGCAGACACTGCCAGATCATGGCGATGACAAAGTGCAAACCGGCAAGAAAGAGCGACTGCAGGAGTGCCGACTGGGCAGGATTGATAAACTGGGGTAGAAAAGCCATGTAAAAAATGGCCGTCTTCGGATTGAGGATGTTGGAGAGGAAACCTTCCCGCAAGGACCGCTGCACCAGAAAAGCGCCCCCCGACGGTTTCCCATTTACAATCTCGAACTTTTCTTGTTTGAGAATCTTTAGCCAACTGCTGAGGCCTAACCAGATCAGGTAGCCGGCTCCTGCCATTTTCAAAAGGCTGAAGGCCCAGGCTGCCTGCAAGAGGATCACCGATATCCCCACCGCTGAGATAGTGGCGTGCAGAAAGAGCGCGGAGCAAATACCGAGGCTGCTCACCGCGCCATCTCGCCAACCGCCGCGCGCGGTGTTACGAATCACCAGCATGGTATCGACGCCTGGCGTAATGGTCAGCAGGGTAATGGCGATCAAATAGGTTGTCAGGGCGGTCATTCCCACAAAGTACCTTTTAACGCTATAGGTTTGCGTCCTCGGGTTCCGAAGAACTGAAGCTGTAAGATTTAACCACGTTTCGATCATCGTAACGAATCACCAGATCGCGTGAAATCTTGACACCATACTCACCATAAGTCCAGGTTCGTTCACCATTTTCGAGACCGGTACGCCACGGCTCACCAAACATCTCCCGTATCTCTGCCATAGTGGTTTTCTCCACTTCTATCTGGCGAACCTTGTAGTAAGGAAAAGCTTCCCCCACTGTGGGCATGCAGCCAGTAACGGGCAAGCTCATGGCAACGAGCAACATCAGGGTTGTTAGAGGGCGAAGAATGCGCATTGTCGATCTCCTTGTTGTCTGAGGATATCAATTGACGAGGAAAGTGAAAACACCCGTTCGTTTCTCTCACTAGAGTCACAGAGAACACAGAGAATGCCTGAATTGGTTACGGTTCTCTCTGTGCCCTCTGTGACTCTGTGGTGAGGTTTTGTTGATTTGTTAATCTTGCTTACGCTGCCGATAAGCCTCGGCAATTCCACCCCCGGAGGTCTCACGATAAATAGACGGCAAAGCCTTGCCGGTCTCTTTCATGACAAGGGTTATTTCATCAAAAGTGATCTTGTGTTCACCACCTGAAAGCAAAGCAAAATGACAGCAGCTTAAAGCCCGTGTCGCAGCATGCGCGTTGCGTTCTATGCATGGGATCTGCACCAGGCCATTAACCGGGTCACAGGTCAGGCCAAGGTGATGTTCCAGCCCCATCTCTGCCGCATATTCAATCTGGCGCACCGTGCCGCCGTGTAACTGGGTCGCTGCCGCTGCGGCCATAGAGCAAGCCGTGCCAACCTCGCCCTGGCAACCAACCTCCGCCCCAGAGATTGAGGCGTTGTGCTTGACCAGATTACCGACCAGTCCGGCCGTTGCCAGCGCTCGCAGAATGTCTTGCCTGCTGCAATCGAGACTCTCGCTCAAGTATCGCAAAACCGCCGGCAAAACGCCACTGCCGCCACAGGTCGGCGCAGTGACGATAATGCCACCGGAAGCATTCTCTTCGGAAACAGCCAGAGCATAGGCCCAGAGCAGGCCATTGCGTTTAAAATCCGGGCCGTAGAGAGAGGCTTTGCGATGAAACGCCTGCGCCTTGCGCGCCACGCCCAGGCCACCGGGAAGAACCCCAACATGATTCAGCCCCCGCACGACAGACTCTGACATGACGTCCCAGATCCCGTCGAGGAACGGATAAAGATCCTCCCCTTCGCAGCTGGCCACATATTCCCAGCACGACTCGCCCGTTTCGGCAGAGCGCTTCAGGATATCTTCCATGCTGTTCAGAGCATAAACGTCTTCGCTCGCGACCTCTTTCCCTGCCTCCTGAAGAGCACCGCCGCCGATGCTGTAGACTTCCCATTTTTCGAGAACGCGGCTATCTCCGGCCAGAGCCTCAAAGTACATACCGTTGGGATGAAAAGGCAGCTCAGTCTCCGGCCTCCAGAGAATCTCACAGGCGCGGGGCGCAAAAACATCCTCCAGCGCCTTGTCGGTCAAGTGCCCTCTGCCGGTTGCGGCTAGGCTGCCGAAGAGCGTGACCCGGAAGGAAGCCGCAGCGGCATGTCGCGCAAGAAACTGCTCAGCAGCCTTACACGGAGCCATGGTGTGACTGCTGGAGGGACCGGTCCCGATTCGATATAGCTCTTTGAGTGATTTCACGGTGGCACCTCCCTTGTCAGGCTAGATTCAACCAATCTTCATTCGGTTCAGCAACAAAGCTCATTTCATCACGCTGGGTCGGATGGCGGATGACCATCTCGCGAGCATGCAGGGCAATGGCATCCGCCCCAAAAGACTGCCTTGAACCGTAGCGCCGATCTCCCAGAATCGGAAACCCTCGATGACTGAACTGAACCCGAATCTGGTGATGTCGTCCTGTTTCCAGGGCGATTTCAACGAGACTGACGCCATTAACATAGTTGAGGCGCTTATAGCTTAAACGTGATTCTTTCCCGGCCGGAGCAGCGACCACTCGAGAATTGAACTCATCCCGTTCGAGCTGATCGATAAATTGCCCCTGAAGTGGAACTTCACCGGCAACCTGAGCCCAATAGCTTTTTCGTGGCCGGCGGCTGCGAATCTCTTCGGAAAGCCGCGACGCGGCCTTGGTGGTGCGGGCCAGAACCACAACGCCCGAGGCCGGGCGGTCAAGGCGATGCACCAGGCCGAGAAAAACATTGCCGGGCTTGTTGTATTTCTCTTTCAACCAAGCCTTGGCTTCTTTAAGCAGGGTGGTGTGTCCAGTCTGGTCGCCCTGCACCAGCTGGCCGGCAGGCTTGTTGACCACCAGCAGGTGATTATCCTCATAGAGAATTTCCATGCAAACGCTACATCCTAAGTTGTGTGAGAAAGTAATAATCGATGGCGAGAGCTTCGATAAAGAGAACCATCGCCAAACCGATGAAGAGGAAAGTCTTGCTTCGCTCCCCTTTCCTGGCTTTATAGCACCTGACTATCTCGGTAACCAGCAGAGCCAGCGTCACCACCGGACTGAGTAAAAATAGAATCAGCACCGTGCCCATGGCATCGTCGGTCTGATTCCAGCCGCCGAGCATATCGTGGGTGGCCGCCACCAGAAGGAAAATCAGAACCTGCGGCAAGACCATGGCTGTATAACGAAAAAAAGGCATCATGCTTGCGGAATGTAATCTTCTCGTAGCGGAGAGAAAACCTCGATCGCTACAGAGTCTTCGACAGCCGTTGCTTTGTGTTCAACATCCCCTGCGATACACCAACTGTCACCCGGTTTAACCTGACGGGTCTCATCACCGATCGTCAACGTGAGCTCTCCGCTGACAAGGTAGCCGGTCTGTTCATGAGGATGGCTATGCCTGGGGAGATCGGCCCCCTGCCCCAGCCTGAACTCTGCCATCATGGTTCTATCGCCATAGACCAAGGTCTTCTGCTGGACCTTTTCCAAGACGTACTGGTAATCGTTTTTGCTAGCTTGTCGGTACATGCAGGAAGCCTTTACTTCTATGTTACGTCATAATTCGAAGAGCCAGATAAGGCACGATAAAAAAAGTAAAAATACAGATTTTGTAGAAAGCCATCCCGGCATAATGGATGGCATCAAATTGCTCTCTTTGAATATGGTAAAACTTGCTGTGCATCTTGTAGAACCAGTCGTGGGCCAAGGTGAGAAAAAGAAACCACCAGAGCAGAAGGCCCATATTGAGGACCGCGCTCCAGGCCAGCGTTCCCTTAAACAGTTCTACGGTCATAGCAACCTCCTTTGCCTTAATCGTTTGGCCAGCTCAGCGACATGCGCAGGGCCGACCTCACAACAGCCTCCGACAATTGTTGCCCCTTGCTTGATCCAGCCATCCACGAAGGCTGTGTAAGCCTTCGGTTCCAGGTTGGAGCGTTTTTCCAATATCTCCACCGTTGCTCCCTGCTGCAGGAAGGCTTTGGCGATTTCCACAAAGCCGTTGGCGTAAGCGCCTATGGGAACGCCTCGATTTGCCAGCAGGGGGATGGCCTGATCCACGGCTTCCGGCGCAGAACAATTGACCAACAGCGCCGCCAGTTTGAATTCTGTGATCAGGGGGATTATCTCTGTTAACGGTTCTCCCGAACGCAGCTTTGTACCATCCTTGTCATCAACGGTAACCGCCAGCCAAACAGGCTTGTTGGCGACCAGGGCACCCATCACCGCGCCACGCGCCTGCTCAACCGATGACATGGTTTCACAAAGGACAAGGTCGACATAAGGTTCCTGCAAGCGGGCGATCTCGGCGTAAAGCTCCGCAGCTTCTTCTGCCGGCGGCGCGAGGTCGGGGCGATAGGATCGCCCCGTTGGGCCCATCGATCCGGCCACCAGGCCGGAGCCATGTTCCTGCTGTGCAGAGACTGCAAGCTGGCATGCGAGCCGGTGCAAATCCACGAAACGATCCTCGATGCCAAACGGGGCCAGGCGGTCACGATGGATCGCATAGCTGTTTGTGGTGGCAATCTCAGCTCCTGCCAAGAAGTAATCGCGATGCAACTCTTTAACCAGATCCGGGTCGTCGATTAAGAACCGGGTTGCCCAGAGCCCGGTCGGTTGCGTCTCTGAGCGAGCCAGAAGTTCCTGGCCCAGGCCGCCAGGCAATAGTGTGATACGCATGTTGCTAACCAATCAGACTCACGAGATGGTCATGTTCACCCTGTTTGATCTTGAAGCTCTTGGGATACTTTTTAAGTAACTCGGCGAAGGTTTTACACTCGTAATTCGACTCATCAAAGGTCGGATCAAGGCGCTTTACGACAGGGCGAATGGCAGCCTTGACCACCCACTCATCACCGGTCTTCTTGGCAATCTGTTTGATCGCCTTGGAGAGCAGCTCGACAGGATCCTTGACCTTGATAATATCTGATTCTGCCTCTTCAACACTTTCCTCGTTCTGGCTCTCAACAACGAAGGTTTCATAATACTTAAAGTCGGAGCAACTGTTGGCCCAGTGCTGATTGGTTGAAGATTTACAGCCGATTCCGATCAAGTCTTTGCCGGCCGCCTTAATCTTTTGCGACAAGGGGATGAAATCGCTATCTCCGCCGATCACGATGATCGCGTCGATGTGCGGGAACCGCAACACATCCTCGATGGCATCCAGAGACAGTTTGATATCGGCCCCATTCTTTGCTGATGCCCCGGGCGGGAAAATCTGGACTAATTCAACCGCGCATTTAAGCAGGGAGTGACGATACCTTGCAAACCACTGCCAATTACAATAAGCCTTGTTGATCGCCACGTTGCCGTAGGTTGTGGCAAAGTCATAGAGCGCCTGCACATCAAGCAGCACGTCCTGAGTCTTGCTCCGGTTTTGCGTGCGGCCATAGCTGCCACTGCCATTCGCCGAGTCGTATAGACTGGCGTGAATATTTTCAAAATCCCAATAAACCGCAACTGTTTCTTTTCCCATCTTTTCCTCCTGTTTCTCACCGCTAACTGTTTCAGAGTCTGAACGTAGTTCTATCGTGACTCGTTTGAAAGAAGATTCTCCAAGGGCAGCTTAATGATTTCGCTGCCATTACCATCATAGCAGATACAGCTACGATCACCTGAATCTCTTGGCGGCATGCCACTTGTCGAATAGCCTTTGTCGGCACAAAAATCGCCACATAAGACGCTGTCCGGTTTTGGGCCGATATTGCCGACTCGATATTGGTGCAAAAGAATGAACAGGAGAGGCGCAATTGTTAAGGTGATAGAGGCGAAAACGTGCTTTTTATCGAGGCCCGGGTCGACCTCAAGCCTTTTGCCCGCCATAAAACCTGCACCGACAAATGCGATCCACAGCCCCAGAAACGTAAGCGGGAAGAGGAGAGCCAAGCCCCTATCAACAATCGTTGGCCAGGTGTTGTCACCAAAGACAAAGATCCACAGGAAACCTGCTGTTGTTCCTGTAATGGCTGTCGCAGCGATCAGCGAGAGAAGTGCGCCGGGAGCAAGAAAGAGCAAGCAATAGAGGTATCTCTTTTTCATTAAGACGCCGGGTTCCGTCAATCGTTTACAGCTACAGAATGTCCTTATTTCAGCATTTTAGCTATACTTAACCCCCTTGGCAATTTGTAATTATTCAGAGGGGTTCCGTTTTCGGATTAACGCCTTCTCTCGGATGGCATCTAACTACAGGAGAAAGGGCCTCTACCACTCCATTTCCCTCACTCAAGTTAGAGCCAAATCACGCGCCTTTGGATGAAAAGGCTATTGATGGCCAAAGACTCTGTCTCCTCCGTGCCTCTGTGGTGAAAGCTTTTTGTTGCGATCTTTTTATTCATTTGCACGGTAAAAAGGTCTAGACTGGAAACACGACCAACTTCGTCTTTGCAAGGATTTTCAATGCGCCGTTTCGCCAATGTTTATATTGTCCTCTTCCTGATCGACGCAGGTCTCTCGTTGATCGACGAACTCCTGCAGCTGGCTTCCTCACCAATGCCGGCTTTGACGGAGATCCGTTTTTTTGTCGCTTATGTCGTAATCGCCCTCTCCATGATCCTCTATGCATGCCTCGGCATCGACCGACGTCTGCCAAAACGGGCCTTTTTGCCATTAACCCTGTTTGCTTCCTGGAGCGCTCTGGCCATGTGGCCGCTCTCGGGGTTCGTCGCCCGTGAAGCCTTCGGACTGACGGCGTCCATCAGCCAGGTTGTGATCGGCGCGATTGCCATTATCCTGCTGCGTAGTCTCGGTGGTCGAAACCTGCTGACAGAAGAGCAATCCCAGGCGCCGATGTTCAGCCTGCGCAACACCCTCGGCTTTACCGCCATCAACCTGCTACTCACTCCTTTTGTCCTGATTTATACGGGCCTGGCCGTCACCAGCTATTACCTCGAAGCGCAGACTGCCGGTTTTCTACGTCTCAGCCCGGTCGGTGTTCACATGACCGAGCGCAGCTATCACCTCGCACAGAAGGAGATTCGCCTGGCGGGGATGATGCACATCGGCAAAGAGGAGTACTACGAAGACCTGGCTAAATCGATACCGACGGAAGGGACCATCATCCTCGCTGAAGGTGTGACCGACCAGGATCGTTTGCTGGAGAGCCAGTTCAATTACAGCAAACTGGCCGGGCTTATTGGCCTGACCTCTCAAGACAAGATGAGGCTCAACGGTAACGCTGTGGAACTGGACGGCCTTGGCGTGGCCGGCCAGGTGATCCGCGAACCGGGCAAGCCGGATATCGCCAACGCAGATATCGACCTCAACCGTTTTGAACCAAAAACCATCGAATTTCTCAATGCTCTCGGCCGTAGCCTGTTTGGTGACAAACCTCTCGCAGAAGGGCTTGTCGATTACAACCTCTGGATCGAGGAAAATATGTCTGAAGAGGGTCTCGCCGGGGTTATGGCGGACATTCTCGACAAGCGTAACGATGCTGTCATTGCAGGCATGGTTCAGACTTTAAAACGCTACGACACCGTCATTATTCCCTGGGGGGCGATGCATATGCCGGCGATCGAAGCAGCCGTTCTGGAGCAGGGGTTTGCTCCCGGTAAGGCGCAGGAACGTTTGAGCCTCGATTTCCGGACGATTCCCTATGGGGAGTTGTGGCAGAAGTGGTCTGAGCAGGCGAGTGACAATCTTTAACCCAAGCTTTATATTAGCCGCAGATAAAATCTGACAAGACCGGACAAAACAAACCCTATAGTTTTCTTTGTTCTAAATTTATTATCTGCGTACATCAGATTTTATCTGCAGCCAATTAATGCCTTAACCCTTAAATCCTTGTCGCTCCGCATAACTCTTAAAGCGCTTCAGTCGAAAATAAGTCTCCCGCTCCCTTTCGGCCAGATATTGACTCATGGCGTGGATATCAAGATGTAGCTCCGGTGTAACCCGCTCTTCGAGAATGCGGATGCGGCGAGTCAGGCGCACCAGCTCTTCGGCGAGGCGCCGGAACTTGCCTTCGAAATTTGCTAACGACAGCATCTCTTCGACAATGCCTTCAAATTCATGAATTGCCTCGTCTAGCCAGGGGGAGCTGCCGTACATATCATAGGGCCGTTCATTGAATGTGCGCGCCACGGTTTCATGCATGGTCAGGTCGCGAAAGCGTAAGCCGAGCAGGTTGCCCTCGGCCACCTCCACGGCGATCTTGCGGCGGCTGATTGCAGAGAGGGCATCGACCGCAACCGATCTTTCACGGGCCTTGCTGACCTGCAGTTCGTCGATGGCCCGGGCATAAGCCTGGCTGACCTCTTCACGGGACTGCATCAACGGCTTAGTGATTTTGAGGAATTCTTTGATCAGCGCCTGGCGACGGCCTTTGAGAATCGTGGTGCAGTTGAGCACCGCGTGCAGGCGATCCTTGAGGAGCAGCAGGTTGGTACGAGTCGGCTGAATCATCGTGCCACCTCCCTGAAATCATCAAGCAGGGCCTGCGCTGTGTCGAGCGTCTCATCGATGGTTCGACGCTTGCTCCCCTGGTGGACGAAGTCGGCTTCAAAGCGATCGGCGAAGTCGAGAAGTTTACGATCTTCGGCCAGCATGCCATCGCGGCCCACCACTGCCTCGAGGCGGCGCAGATCGCAACCCTTGGCGTAGGTACGGTAGAGCTGATTGGAGAGGTCACGGTGATCGGAACGGGTCTGTCCCTTGCCGATGCCGTGCTGCATCAGGCGCGACAGGCTCGGCAGCACATCGATCGGTGGGTAAATTCCTTTCTGGTGCAGCTCGCGGGAGAGCACAAGCTGGCCTTCAGTGATGTAGCCGGTGAGATCGGGGATCGGGTGAGTGATATCGTCTTCCGGCATGGTCACGGTGGGCAGTAGCGTGACCGAGCCTTTACGGCCATGGATTCGACCGGCGCGCTCATAAAGGGAGGCCAGGTCGGAATACATATGGCCGGGATAGCCGCGCCGGCCGGGCAGCTCTTCACGGGCGGTCGAAATTTCACGCAGGGCATCACAGTAGTTGGTCATGTCGGTGATGATCACCAGCACGTCCATCTCCTGACGAAAGGCCAGATCTTCTGCGACGGTTAAAGCCAGGCGCGGCGCCAGCAGACGTTCAACCACCGGATCGTCGGCCAGGTTGACGAAGGCGACAAATCGGCTCTGCATATTTTCAAGGGTTTGACGGTAAAACTGGTACTCGAAGTGAGTCAGGCCAAGAGCGACAAAGACCAGCACGAAGGGGCCGCCATCGGGGAGTCGAGCCTGGTGTAACAGCTGCTCCGTCATCTCCCGCGCTGGCAGGCCGGCGCAGGTGAAAATCGGCAATTTTTGGCCTTTAACCAGAGTATTCAGCCCGTCGATAGTTGAGAAACCGGTCTCGATAAATTCTTCCGGGTGAGCCCGTGCTACCGGGTTGATCGGTGCGCCGATGACCGGCTGACGAAATTCCGGGATGAACATGGGCAGATCGTCAATCGGTCGAAAGGAGCCGTCGAAAACGCGGCCCAGCACACCGGCGCCGAGCGGGGCACGCATCACCGCATCGCTAAAGTTGACGCTGGTCCTTTTGGTATCCAATCCCTGGGTGCCGCCAAAGACCTGGATCAGAACCTGGTCGCCAAAGATCTTCAGCACCTCACCCGTCAGAGTCCTACCGTCAGGGGCGTCGATCCGTACCAGTTCCCCAAGCCGGGCGGCAAAGACCTTTTCCAGGAAAAGCAGAGGTCCGCGGATAGCGCTGACCGAACGATATTGATGTTCAGCGAGGCGCATGGGCAGCCTCCTTGAGCAGGTCGTCGAGCAGGGCTCCGTTAGCCAGGGCGGCAGAGAGTTGATCATGTTCAGCAACCAGCGTGGTGATGCTCTCGATCGTGCTTTTTGGAGCAGCAAAAGCGTCTTCGGTGAAACTGTTCTGGCAGAGAAAGTCGAGGCGAATTTTTTCGGCGGTACGCATCAACAGGCGATCACCATCCTGCAATCCTTCCATGCCAACCACCTCTGCCACCTCGCGCAAGGCATCTTCACGTTGCAAAATATCGCGACAGCGCGCCTGCAGCTTGGCCCATTCTTCATGCTCTTCAACAAAATGAGCCATGGCGGTGTCGCTGTAGAGGGAAAAACTCTGGGTCCAGTTGATCGCCGGGAAATGGCGTCTATGGGCCAACTGCGTATCGAGCATATAGAGGGCACCGGACACGCGCAGGCAGGCCTGGGTGACCGGTTCGGCGAAGTCGGCCCCCGGCGGCGACACCGCCAGAATCATGCTCAGAGAACCCTGTCCCCCCGAGAGGGTTTTCACGACGCCGGCCCGTTCGATAAAACCTGACAGACGCGAGCCGAGGTAGGTCGGGTAACCATCTTCGCCGGGCATTTCTTCGAGCGCCGAAGAGATTTCGCGCAAGGCTTCGGCCCATCGCGACAGGCTGTCGGCGAGGAACAGGACATCGAGCCCCATATCACGGTAATACTCCGCCATGGTCACAGCGGTGAAGATCGAGGACTCGCGCGCGGCAACCGGCATGTTGGACGTATTGGCGACGATGATGGTGCGCTCCTTGAGCGGTCGCTTAGTGCGAGGATCCTCAAGCTCGCCGAACTCGTCAAGCAGTCCGGCCATCTCGTTGCCGCGTTCTCCGCAGCCGACATAAACCACCA includes:
- a CDS encoding cupin domain-containing protein, with protein sequence MYRQASKNDYQYVLEKVQQKTLVYGDRTMMAEFRLGQGADLPRHSHPHEQTGYLVSGELTLTIGDETRQVKPGDSWCIAGDVEHKATAVEDSVAIEVFSPLREDYIPQA
- a CDS encoding LysE family translocator, whose protein sequence is MTALTTYLIAITLLTITPGVDTMLVIRNTARGGWRDGAVSSLGICSALFLHATISAVGISVILLQAAWAFSLLKMAGAGYLIWLGLSSWLKILKQEKFEIVNGKPSGGAFLVQRSLREGFLSNILNPKTAIFYMAFLPQFINPAQSALLQSLFLAGLHFVIAMIWQCLLALMVKQLKIWLQRPRVSQVFDGVTGTVMIALGLRVATES
- a CDS encoding L-serine ammonia-lyase, iron-sulfur-dependent, subunit alpha; translation: MKSLKELYRIGTGPSSSHTMAPCKAAEQFLARHAAAASFRVTLFGSLAATGRGHLTDKALEDVFAPRACEILWRPETELPFHPNGMYFEALAGDSRVLEKWEVYSIGGGALQEAGKEVASEDVYALNSMEDILKRSAETGESCWEYVASCEGEDLYPFLDGIWDVMSESVVRGLNHVGVLPGGLGVARKAQAFHRKASLYGPDFKRNGLLWAYALAVSEENASGGIIVTAPTCGGSGVLPAVLRYLSESLDCSRQDILRALATAGLVGNLVKHNASISGAEVGCQGEVGTACSMAAAAATQLHGGTVRQIEYAAEMGLEHHLGLTCDPVNGLVQIPCIERNAHAATRALSCCHFALLSGGEHKITFDEITLVMKETGKALPSIYRETSGGGIAEAYRQRKQD
- a CDS encoding RNA pseudouridine synthase; protein product: MEILYEDNHLLVVNKPAGQLVQGDQTGHTTLLKEAKAWLKEKYNKPGNVFLGLVHRLDRPASGVVVLARTTKAASRLSEEIRSRRPRKSYWAQVAGEVPLQGQFIDQLERDEFNSRVVAAPAGKESRLSYKRLNYVNGVSLVEIALETGRHHQIRVQFSHRGFPILGDRRYGSRQSFGADAIALHAREMVIRHPTQRDEMSFVAEPNEDWLNLA
- a CDS encoding NYN domain-containing protein encodes the protein MGKETVAVYWDFENIHASLYDSANGSGSYGRTQNRSKTQDVLLDVQALYDFATTYGNVAINKAYCNWQWFARYRHSLLKCAVELVQIFPPGASAKNGADIKLSLDAIEDVLRFPHIDAIIVIGGDSDFIPLSQKIKAAGKDLIGIGCKSSTNQHWANSCSDFKYYETFVVESQNEESVEEAESDIIKVKDPVELLSKAIKQIAKKTGDEWVVKAAIRPVVKRLDPTFDESNYECKTFAELLKKYPKSFKIKQGEHDHLVSLIG
- a CDS encoding complex I NDUFA9 subunit family protein; this encodes MKVFLTGGTGFVGSEVLRQLVSAGHSVRALVREGSEDKLTATDGVEIHPGDISDAASLVGGPEGCDAVIHLVGIIREFPGRGVTFKKMHVVGTENVLKAAEEQGVSRYLHMSSNGTRESSNTGYHRTKWQAEELVRNSNLEWTIFRPSLIFAQGSEFVHMLSEVIRRLPVVPVIGDGQYRMQPVALKEVASSFVKALEMPETIGKTYHQGGGESYSYDEILDLTSQAMGKGLATKLHQPLFMIKPLIKMMQSSEHFPITSDQLTMLIEGNVCDPEEWQETFGLKATSYADGIDDCFKVSS
- a CDS encoding V-type ATP synthase subunit D, coding for MIQPTRTNLLLLKDRLHAVLNCTTILKGRRQALIKEFLKITKPLMQSREEVSQAYARAIDELQVSKARERSVAVDALSAISRRKIAVEVAEGNLLGLRFRDLTMHETVARTFNERPYDMYGSSPWLDEAIHEFEGIVEEMLSLANFEGKFRRLAEELVRLTRRIRILEERVTPELHLDIHAMSQYLAERERETYFRLKRFKSYAERQGFKG
- a CDS encoding homocysteine S-methyltransferase family protein, coding for MRITLLPGGLGQELLARSETQPTGLWATRFLIDDPDLVKELHRDYFLAGAEIATTNSYAIHRDRLAPFGIEDRFVDLHRLACQLAVSAQQEHGSGLVAGSMGPTGRSYRPDLAPPAEEAAELYAEIARLQEPYVDLVLCETMSSVEQARGAVMGALVANKPVWLAVTVDDKDGTKLRSGEPLTEIIPLITEFKLAALLVNCSAPEAVDQAIPLLANRGVPIGAYANGFVEIAKAFLQQGATVEILEKRSNLEPKAYTAFVDGWIKQGATIVGGCCEVGPAHVAELAKRLRQRRLL
- a CDS encoding V-type ATP synthase subunit B, coding for MRLAEHQYRSVSAIRGPLLFLEKVFAARLGELVRIDAPDGRTLTGEVLKIFGDQVLIQVFGGTQGLDTKRTSVNFSDAVMRAPLGAGVLGRVFDGSFRPIDDLPMFIPEFRQPVIGAPINPVARAHPEEFIETGFSTIDGLNTLVKGQKLPIFTCAGLPAREMTEQLLHQARLPDGGPFVLVFVALGLTHFEYQFYRQTLENMQSRFVAFVNLADDPVVERLLAPRLALTVAEDLAFRQEMDVLVIITDMTNYCDALREISTAREELPGRRGYPGHMYSDLASLYERAGRIHGRKGSVTLLPTVTMPEDDITHPIPDLTGYITEGQLVLSRELHQKGIYPPIDVLPSLSRLMQHGIGKGQTRSDHRDLSNQLYRTYAKGCDLRRLEAVVGRDGMLAEDRKLLDFADRFEADFVHQGSKRRTIDETLDTAQALLDDFREVAR
- a CDS encoding TIGR02266 family protein; its protein translation is MDTKATIPATENSRRSLQAELRVYYGPSQEMVLYGFSVDLSSGGLFLKTETSFSVNDKVLLSFTLPDADKVVNCSAKVAWVNAQDEPKKPELPPGVGLQFLDLSTEYLLSIQSLLKHDGVKSISEPES